One genomic region from Panthera tigris isolate Pti1 chromosome D1, P.tigris_Pti1_mat1.1, whole genome shotgun sequence encodes:
- the LOC102956768 gene encoding olfactory receptor 2AG1-like: MELWNSTLGNDFTLAEILNDSGVPKLLFATIAVLYMLALTSNGLLLLVIIMDSWLHVPMYLLLSQLSLMGLMFASAVTPKMLVDYLHGENTISFEGCTFQMLVVLTSGGAEDLLPAFMAYDRYVAICHPLHYMVRMRPRICWLTIATSWILAFLNAVILTSYTMHFPFCMSRKIRHLLCEIPPLLKLACADTSIYELMVYVIGVIFLMPTLAAILASYTFVLIAVLHVSSGKGRKKVLITCSSHLTVVGMYYGAAMLMYIQPNYYHSPQQDNILSLFYIIITPTLNPLVYSLRNKEVMEASRRVLGRFTSAQRW; this comes from the coding sequence ATGGAGCTCTGGAACTCCACCTTGGGAAATGACTTCACATTAGCGGAGATTCTGAATGACAGTGGGGTTCCCAAACTGCTTTTTGCAACAATCGCTGTCCTATACATGTTGGCCCTGACCAGCAATGGCCTGCTGCTCTTGGTCATTATAATGGATTCCTGGCTCCATGTGCCTATGTACCTTCTACTTAGCCAGCTATCTCTCATGGGCTTGATGTTTGCATCTGCAGTTACTCCCAAAATGCTTGTGGATTATCTGCATGGGGAGAACACCATCTCCTTTGAAGGCTGCACCTTTCAGATGTTAGTAGTTCTCACTTCAGGAGGTGCAGAGGACTTACTACCGGCGTTCATGGCCTATGACAGGTATGTGGCTATTTGTCATCCTTTGCACTACATGGTCCGCATGAGGCCAAGGATATGCTGGCTCACAATAGCCACATCTTGGATCCTGGCATTCCTGAATGCTGTGATACTCACCTCATATACTATGCACTTTCCTTTCTGTATGTCTCGGAAAATCAGGCACCTACTCTGTGAGATCCCACCCTTGTTGAAATTGGCCTGTGCAGATACCTCCATATATGAGCTCATGGTATATGTGATAGGTGTGATCTTTCTCATGCCTACCCTTGCTGCTATCCTTGCCTCTTATACATTTGTCCTAATTGCTGTCCTTCACGTGTCCTCGggtaagggaaggaagaaagtccTCATCACATGCTCTTCTCACCTGACTGTGGTAGGAATGTACTATGGAGCTGCCATGTTGATGTACATCCAGCCCAATTACTACCATAGTCCCCAACAGGACAACATTCTCTCTCTATTTTATATTATCATTACTCCAACACTGAACCCTCTTGTCTATAGTCTGAGAAACAAGGAGGTAATGGAAGCCTCCAGGAGAGTACTGGGGAGATTCACTTCTGCCCAGAGATGGTAG
- the LOC102957040 gene encoding olfactory receptor 6: MSKENTTYVSEFILVGFHTSPWLQVLLFLLFLITYLFVLLENLVIILTVWVTGSLHKPMYYFLGTMSFLETWYISVTVPKMLAGFLLHPNTISFLGCMIQLYFFISLACTECVLLAAMAYDRYVAICCPLRYPAMMTTGFCVQLTISSWVSGFTISMAKVYFISRVAFCGNNILNHFFCDVSPILKLACMDFSMAEMVDFVLAILILVFPLSATVLSYGFIVSTILHIPSATGQWKTFSTCASHLTVVVIFYTAVIFMYVRPRAIASFNSNKLISAIYAVFTPMLNPIIYCLRNKEVKDAIRKTMSSGQALFLRDCLC, encoded by the coding sequence ATGTCAAAGGAAAATACCACCTATGTTAGTGAATTCATCCTGGTGGGCTTCCATACTTCCCCTTGGCTACAggttctgcttttccttctcttcctcatcaCCTACCTGTTTGTGCTGCTGGAGAATTTGGTTATCATTCTCACTGTATGGGTTACTGGGTCCCTGCACAAGCCTATGTACTATTTTCTGGGCACCATGTCCTTTCTGGAGACTTGGTATATATCTGTCACAGTCCCTAAGATGTTGGCTGGATTCCTACTTCATCCCAATACCATCTCCTTCCTGGGATGCATGATCCAACTCTATTTCTTCATCTCACTTGCCTGTACTGAATGTGTGCTCTTGGCTGCCATGGCCTATGACCGTTACGTGGCTATATGTTGTCCTCTTCGTTATCCAGCCATGATGACCACAGGATTTTGCGTTCAGCTGACCATCAGTTCCTGGGTGAGTGGCTTCACCATCTCCATGGCAAAGGTATACTTCATCTCCCGAGTTGCCTTCTGTGGCAATAATATCTTGAACCATTTTTTCTGTGATGTTTCTCCTATCCTCAAACTGGCCTGCATGGATTTTTCTATGGCTGAGATGGTGGACTTTGTGCTAGCCATTCTCATTCTTGTGTTTCCCCTCTCAGCCACTGTCCTTTCCTATGGCTTCATTGTCTCTACCATCCTGCACATTCCCTCAGCCACTGGGCAGTGGAAGACCTTCTCCACCTGTGCCTCTCACCTTACAGTGGTGGTCATCTTCTATACAGCTGTGATCTTCATGTATGTCCGACCTCGAGCCATTGCTTCATTCAATTCTAACAAATTGATCTCAGCCATATATGCAGTCTTTACTCCCATGCTCAACCCTATTATCTATTGCCTGAGGAACAAGGAGGTCAAAGATGCCATCAGAAAAACCATGTCTAGTGGCCAAGCCCTTTTCTTGAGAGATTGTCTTTGCTAA